The genome window CTCGGCGCGTCGACGATGGCGGCCTGGCAGCTGACCAAAGCGCAGTGGACGGCGGACGTCAACGACTACGCGAGCTTCGACGCCGTCCAGCCGCTCCACCACGCCGGCTACTACGAGGACGTGAGCGAGTACCTCGACGTCTGTATCGATCAGGACCTCGCGGTCTGCCCGTACTCCCCGCTCGCGGGCGGGTTCCTCACCGGGAAGTACGAGCGCGCCGACCCGGACGACCCCGAGAAAGTGATCGCGCCGGACGGCTCGCGCGCGAGCTTCGACGACCGGTTCGAGCGCTTCTACCTCTCGGAGCGCGGCTGGAAGGTGCTCGACGCGGTCCGCGAGGTCGCCGACGAGCTGGACGCCACGCCCGCGCAGGTCGCGCTCGCGTGGCTCACCGAGTGGGACGAGTTCACCTGCGTCCCCATCGTCGGCGCGCGGACGGTCGACCAGCTCGACGAGAACGTCGCGGCCGCCGACCTCGACCTCTCCGACGAGCAGTGGGACCGGATCATGGACGCGCGGTACGCCCCCGACGGGACGCTCTGGGGACACTGAGCGCGGGGACCAGCGACGGGCGGCCGCGTCCGAATCGGA of Halorubrum trapanicum contains these proteins:
- a CDS encoding aldo/keto reductase; the encoded protein is MDYRRLGDTGLSVSELCFGTWRFGRETNGVVETGREESHELLDAAADRGINFIDTANVYGNPNGTSEEYIGEWLADRDREDYVIASKVYFPFDGRGEPGPNDSGLGRKHVRAQIEGTLDRLGTDYLDVYYIHRWDEETPIEETMRALDELVAEGKVHHLGASTMAAWQLTKAQWTADVNDYASFDAVQPLHHAGYYEDVSEYLDVCIDQDLAVCPYSPLAGGFLTGKYERADPDDPEKVIAPDGSRASFDDRFERFYLSERGWKVLDAVREVADELDATPAQVALAWLTEWDEFTCVPIVGARTVDQLDENVAAADLDLSDEQWDRIMDARYAPDGTLWGH